One genomic segment of Gemmatimonadota bacterium includes these proteins:
- a CDS encoding DUF502 domain-containing protein has translation MIESDNRPQPVIRFVTRNFVRGLVISLPVALTVWIAWRAVTWVDSWLGLTIPGIGLLVVMAGITAIGALATNVVTRAALATLDQLFERLPFIRILYTAAKDLMGAFVGNKKRFNRAVRVQPDPSLDLWFLGFVTADDVTRLGLPGHVAVYLPQSYNIAGNLVLVPADRVVTVEGDSSDVMSFIVSGGVTGGKGVVEPGHSIIDDRSPIIP, from the coding sequence GTGATCGAATCCGACAATCGGCCCCAACCGGTGATCCGCTTCGTGACGCGCAACTTCGTGCGCGGCCTGGTCATCTCCCTCCCCGTGGCACTGACGGTGTGGATTGCCTGGCGGGCAGTGACCTGGGTGGACAGCTGGCTCGGGCTGACGATTCCGGGAATCGGACTGCTGGTGGTCATGGCCGGCATCACCGCGATCGGCGCACTCGCCACCAACGTGGTGACGCGCGCCGCGCTCGCCACGCTCGACCAGCTCTTCGAACGGCTCCCGTTTATCCGCATTCTCTACACCGCGGCGAAGGACCTGATGGGGGCGTTCGTCGGGAACAAGAAGCGCTTCAACCGCGCCGTCCGGGTCCAGCCAGACCCTTCGCTCGATCTCTGGTTCCTCGGCTTCGTCACCGCCGATGACGTGACCCGGCTGGGCCTGCCCGGCCACGTGGCCGTCTACCTGCCGCAGTCCTACAACATCGCCGGCAACCTGGTCCTCGTCCCCGCCGATCGGGTGGTGACCGTCGAGGGCGACTCCTCCGATGTGATGAGCTTCATCGTGTCCGGTGGGGTGACTGGCGG